A genomic stretch from Pirellulales bacterium includes:
- a CDS encoding serine/threonine-protein phosphatase — protein MAQPSRKLEQAVGGVRCAAASDVGMRRSSNQDALAVSLADGERQFRCGGHLFLVADGMGAHAAGELASQIAADNIPHAFRKQRDMAPCEAIVAAIEDANARIYAKGQNSVDFQGMGTTCSCLVLLEQGALAAHIGDSRIYRLRGGVFEQLTFDHSLVWEMAAAGQATEEQVPPYVPKNVITRSLGPHPQVKVDLEGPWPIAAGDRYVLCSDGLTGPLTAELIGLVVETLPPAEAAQTLVDLANLLGGPDNITVIVVETTNPERLAATGSCELPTGSDKGTASLPAADVAALVGCGGASVGAVLAGLAGKLVAAAGLGALALGLGLLAVVRWAARSGDAAGKAVRGKYGKGPYRRHQAAPSAQTIGLLSDIVRQLEDLESQRQWKFDWQPIHAERQRAHEAIASGDFRTATTAYCGAVRLLMQRIRDLRQPASDSSINLGVD, from the coding sequence GTGGCTCAACCCTCGCGAAAGCTCGAACAAGCGGTCGGAGGGGTCCGCTGCGCCGCCGCGAGCGACGTCGGGATGCGCCGCAGCAGCAATCAGGACGCGTTGGCCGTGTCGCTGGCCGACGGCGAGCGGCAATTCCGTTGCGGGGGGCACCTGTTTCTGGTCGCCGACGGCATGGGCGCCCACGCCGCGGGAGAGCTCGCCAGCCAGATCGCGGCCGACAACATACCGCACGCCTTCCGCAAGCAGCGCGACATGGCCCCGTGCGAAGCGATCGTCGCAGCGATCGAGGACGCCAACGCCCGGATTTACGCAAAGGGACAAAACAGCGTCGACTTCCAGGGAATGGGCACGACCTGCAGTTGCCTCGTGCTGCTCGAACAGGGCGCCCTGGCCGCCCACATTGGCGACAGCCGCATCTACCGGCTGCGGGGGGGGGTGTTCGAGCAGCTCACCTTCGACCACAGTTTGGTCTGGGAAATGGCCGCCGCGGGACAAGCGACCGAAGAGCAAGTTCCCCCTTACGTCCCCAAGAACGTCATCACCCGCTCGCTCGGCCCTCATCCCCAAGTGAAGGTCGACCTGGAAGGCCCCTGGCCGATCGCCGCAGGCGATCGCTACGTCCTCTGCAGCGACGGCCTCACCGGTCCGCTGACCGCGGAGTTGATCGGGCTGGTCGTCGAAACGCTTCCCCCGGCCGAGGCGGCGCAGACGCTCGTCGACTTGGCGAACCTGCTGGGAGGGCCCGACAACATCACCGTCATCGTCGTCGAGACAACCAACCCCGAGCGACTCGCCGCGACCGGCAGTTGCGAGCTGCCGACGGGGTCGGACAAGGGGACCGCTTCGTTGCCGGCGGCCGACGTCGCCGCGCTGGTCGGGTGCGGCGGCGCGAGCGTCGGGGCCGTGCTGGCAGGCCTCGCCGGCAAGCTGGTCGCCGCCGCGGGGCTGGGGGCGCTCGCGCTGGGATTGGGGCTGCTGGCAGTCGTTCGCTGGGCCGCCCGCTCCGGGGACGCCGCTGGAAAGGCGGTCCGCGGCAAATACGGCAAGGGTCCCTATCGCCGCCATCAGGCCGCCCCCAGCGCGCAAACCATCGGGCTGCTGAGCGACATCGTCCGGCAACTCGAGGACCTGGAAAGCCAGCGGCAGTGGAAGTTCGACTGGCAGCCGATCCACGCCGAGCGCCAACGAGCCCACGAGGCGATTGCTAGCGGCGATTTCCGCACGGCGACGACCGCGTACTGCGGCGCGGTCCGGCTCCTCATGCAACGGATCCGCGACCTGCGGCAACCAGCGAGCGACTCGTCGATCAATCTCGGTGTGGACTGA
- a CDS encoding LptF/LptG family permease, whose translation MRILTRYILLEMGQTFLVTLASMTTFVFLVLIGREAVENGVGLSPILKMLPYILPQAMQFAVPGAMLLAATSVYGRVASSNEIVAIKSLGVSPMTLMWPTFGLAAAVSLGAVALNDLAVSWGYDGVKRVVLESLEEVAYGRLSTTRRFRTDRLQVNVRGVDGQRLIGPIIQVVARDGGQPSLITADEAELRTDVEHGVVTVSLVNAEGDLDGWSILYPGKLERSFPIADFTGQSNGAKSPSNFALREIGPAVEAQRTKVVRYRQEMAADAGLALLTGRTVQLSQAKWGPRVNRVVNAERTLHRLRTEPQRRWANGFSCLGFVLIGAPMAVRRRHGEFWGSFFACFLPILLLYYPMLVGCVDLAKDGNLPPTAVWIGNIVLAGLGGLLMRKVIRF comes from the coding sequence ATGCGCATCCTCACTCGCTACATCCTGCTGGAGATGGGGCAAACGTTCCTCGTCACCCTGGCGAGCATGACGACCTTCGTCTTTCTCGTGCTCATCGGGCGCGAGGCGGTCGAGAACGGCGTGGGGCTGTCGCCAATCCTGAAAATGCTTCCCTACATCCTGCCGCAGGCGATGCAGTTCGCCGTGCCGGGAGCGATGCTGCTGGCGGCCACCAGCGTTTACGGACGCGTGGCGAGTTCCAACGAGATCGTGGCGATCAAATCGCTGGGGGTCTCGCCGATGACGCTTATGTGGCCCACCTTCGGCTTGGCCGCGGCGGTGAGTTTGGGGGCGGTCGCGCTGAACGATCTGGCCGTCTCCTGGGGTTACGACGGCGTGAAGCGGGTCGTTCTCGAATCGCTCGAGGAGGTCGCCTACGGTCGGCTGAGCACGACCCGGCGATTCCGCACCGATCGTCTGCAGGTGAACGTCCGCGGCGTCGACGGCCAACGGCTGATCGGCCCGATCATTCAGGTGGTCGCTCGCGACGGCGGCCAACCTTCGCTGATCACCGCCGACGAAGCGGAACTGCGCACCGACGTCGAGCACGGAGTAGTGACCGTCTCGCTGGTGAACGCCGAGGGGGATCTCGACGGCTGGTCGATCCTGTACCCGGGGAAGCTGGAGCGATCGTTCCCGATCGCCGACTTCACCGGACAGAGCAACGGCGCCAAGAGTCCCTCGAACTTCGCCCTGCGCGAAATCGGTCCGGCCGTCGAAGCCCAACGCACCAAGGTCGTGAGGTATCGCCAGGAAATGGCGGCCGACGCGGGCCTAGCGCTGCTGACGGGTCGCACGGTGCAACTGTCGCAGGCCAAGTGGGGCCCGCGGGTCAATCGCGTGGTCAACGCCGAACGGACGCTCCACCGTTTGCGGACCGAGCCGCAGCGACGGTGGGCCAACGGATTCAGTTGCCTGGGGTTTGTGCTCATCGGCGCCCCGATGGCGGTCCGACGGCGGCACGGCGAGTTCTGGGGGAGTTTCTTCGCCTGCTTTCTGCCGATCCTGCTGCTGTACTATCCCATGCTCGTGGGGTGCGTCGACTTGGCCAAGGACGGCAACCTGCCGCCGACGGCCGTGTGGATCGGCAACATCGTGCTAGCAGGGCTCGGGGGGCTGTTGATGCGGAAAGTGATTCGCTTCTAG
- the cls gene encoding cardiolipin synthase, producing MATIAHFFEEHTFGAWATLVSVLVHLGIQITLAVKLILQRRSTGESLAWLMILFVFPIVGPLLFFVVGESRLGRRRERRFVQLQPPFKRWLAQIPERSQVDWSKIDEEFEPVSQMCERTIGVPALGRNRLELLPDWQHVFARLVADIDAARETCHLEFYIWNNGGEVDRVVEALLRAVARGVTCRVLVDALGSNRFLRSEVAAKLKAGGVQVHAALPGGLWRLPFVRIDLRLHRKIVVIDGAIGYTGSLNLVDPRYFKRNAGVGEWVDAMVRVEGPAVEALAITFLADWFVETEDTLEHLQETGGARSQPGRGDAAVQVMPSGPDLPPQAVEHVLITAIYSARREIVLTTPYFVPSEPLTMALVAAARRGVNVILVAPRQVDSVLVRYASGAFKGELLEAGVRIALFTGGLLHTKSVTVDGSHALFGSVNLDPRSFRLNFEILLGVYNPAFTAELRALQQQYIDQSELMDLETHRARPAGRRAAESFARLLGPLL from the coding sequence ATGGCTACGATCGCTCACTTCTTTGAAGAGCACACGTTCGGCGCCTGGGCGACTCTCGTGTCGGTGCTGGTGCATCTGGGGATCCAGATCACCCTGGCGGTCAAGCTGATTCTGCAGCGACGATCGACCGGCGAATCGCTCGCTTGGCTGATGATCCTGTTCGTCTTCCCGATCGTCGGCCCGCTCTTGTTCTTCGTCGTCGGCGAATCACGGCTGGGCCGGCGGCGCGAACGGCGATTCGTGCAACTGCAGCCCCCGTTCAAACGTTGGCTGGCGCAGATCCCCGAGCGGAGCCAGGTCGACTGGTCGAAAATCGACGAGGAATTCGAGCCGGTGTCGCAAATGTGCGAGCGAACGATCGGCGTGCCGGCGCTAGGGCGCAACCGGCTGGAACTGCTGCCCGACTGGCAGCACGTGTTCGCTCGGTTGGTGGCCGACATCGACGCGGCCCGCGAGACGTGCCACCTCGAGTTCTACATCTGGAACAACGGCGGCGAGGTCGATCGAGTGGTCGAGGCCCTGTTGCGAGCGGTCGCGCGAGGCGTCACCTGTCGAGTGCTGGTCGACGCCTTGGGGAGCAATCGGTTTCTGCGGAGCGAAGTCGCCGCGAAGCTCAAAGCCGGAGGCGTGCAGGTGCATGCCGCGCTGCCTGGGGGATTGTGGCGGCTCCCCTTTGTGCGAATCGATCTGCGTCTGCATCGCAAGATTGTCGTCATCGACGGCGCGATCGGCTACACAGGCAGCCTGAATCTGGTCGATCCGCGCTACTTCAAACGCAACGCCGGGGTGGGCGAGTGGGTCGACGCAATGGTCCGCGTCGAGGGCCCCGCAGTCGAGGCGCTCGCCATCACGTTTCTGGCCGACTGGTTCGTCGAGACCGAGGACACGCTCGAGCATTTGCAGGAGACAGGAGGCGCCCGATCGCAGCCGGGCCGGGGCGACGCGGCCGTGCAGGTCATGCCCTCGGGACCCGATTTGCCGCCGCAGGCGGTCGAGCACGTGCTGATCACCGCGATCTACTCGGCCCGGCGCGAGATCGTGTTGACGACTCCGTACTTCGTCCCCAGCGAACCGCTGACGATGGCCCTGGTGGCCGCCGCCCGGCGCGGGGTCAACGTCATCCTCGTCGCGCCGCGTCAGGTCGACTCGGTGTTGGTCCGCTACGCCAGCGGAGCCTTCAAGGGGGAGTTGCTCGAAGCGGGCGTGCGAATCGCCCTGTTCACGGGGGGGCTGCTCCACACCAAAAGCGTCACCGTGGACGGCAGCCACGCGCTGTTCGGCTCAGTGAACCTCGACCCGCGCAGCTTCCGACTCAACTTCGAAATCCTGCTGGGCGTTTACAACCCCGCGTTTACCGCCGAGCTGCGCGCGTTGCAACAACAGTACATCGATCAATCGGAACTGATGGATTTGGAGACCCACCGCGCCCGACCGGCCGGTCGGCGCGCGGCGGAAAGCTTCGCCCGTTTGCTTGGACCTCTGTTGTAG
- a CDS encoding PEGA domain-containing protein, producing MLSAPGCVRRRLLIRSNPPGATVYVDNQPIGVTPCATSFVYYGTREIRLVKPGYETLTINQPIPAPWFELPGIDFISENVLPNEIQDYRTVSYTMSPQAVVPSDTLVSRANQLRQAAQTGGPIPIDAGPLVSPTLGAGPLGPPSIVTPGGQSVLAPQGIPAPTLAPPEQVSPGVPVPTTPGAGVLPPGGQVLEPLPPAR from the coding sequence GTGCTTTCGGCGCCGGGGTGCGTGCGGCGCCGATTGCTCATCCGCAGCAATCCGCCCGGCGCCACGGTTTACGTCGACAACCAACCGATTGGCGTCACGCCGTGCGCGACCAGCTTCGTTTACTACGGGACGCGCGAGATTCGGCTGGTGAAGCCGGGCTACGAGACGCTGACGATCAACCAACCGATCCCGGCCCCCTGGTTTGAACTGCCGGGGATCGATTTCATCAGCGAGAACGTGCTGCCCAACGAGATCCAGGACTACCGCACGGTCAGCTACACGATGAGCCCGCAGGCAGTCGTCCCAAGCGATACGCTCGTCTCGCGCGCCAATCAGTTGCGACAAGCCGCGCAGACCGGCGGGCCGATTCCAATCGACGCGGGGCCGCTCGTGTCGCCGACGCTGGGCGCGGGTCCGCTGGGGCCGCCGAGCATCGTCACCCCCGGCGGGCAATCAGTGCTCGCGCCGCAGGGGATTCCGGCGCCGACGCTCGCTCCGCCGGAGCAAGTCTCCCCCGGAGTGCCTGTGCCGACGACCCCCGGCGCCGGCGTCCTTCCCCCCGGCGGCCAGGTCCTGGAACCGTTGCCGCCGGCGCGCTGA
- a CDS encoding flagellar biosynthesis anti-sigma factor FlgM codes for MQIYGPSQVHGPHGVKGPHSSRGVSSAGSASANRGSDEVQFSAAAEAAASAAEAGDVRADLVARVRAQIADGSYETPDKLDAALSRLLDEIG; via the coding sequence ATGCAAATCTACGGCCCCTCGCAAGTTCACGGTCCGCACGGCGTGAAAGGTCCCCATTCCTCGCGCGGCGTCTCGTCCGCCGGGTCGGCTTCGGCCAACCGCGGCTCCGACGAGGTGCAGTTCTCGGCCGCGGCCGAAGCGGCCGCTAGCGCAGCCGAGGCGGGCGACGTTCGGGCTGATCTCGTGGCTCGCGTCCGAGCCCAAATCGCCGACGGTTCGTACGAGACGCCCGACAAACTCGATGCGGCCCTCAGCCGGCTGCTCGACGAAATCGGTTGA